One genomic segment of Cellulophaga sp. HaHaR_3_176 includes these proteins:
- a CDS encoding porin family protein: MKNIFFLLIGLLLCLSANAQFNERPIINIENEDEALLNWGYYLGFNQYDFKFDYKNNPTNGDNLVSTSTGFNVGLIGELRINEFLDVRFEPGLFYTQRTIGFPGFIDERDAIREVKSTYINFPILLKVSTRRLGNWKPFIVGGFSNSLNLGSNEESLDDNESGTFRMKKNVFNWELGFGIDFYTEYFKFSPSIRGVFAITDELVPDNDPNSPWTGNLNAIQTRGVFVNFTFE; the protein is encoded by the coding sequence ATGAAAAATATTTTTTTCTTATTAATAGGTTTATTGTTATGTCTATCTGCGAATGCTCAGTTTAATGAAAGGCCTATCATAAACATCGAAAATGAAGATGAAGCTCTTTTAAACTGGGGTTACTACTTAGGCTTTAACCAATATGATTTTAAGTTTGATTATAAAAACAATCCAACAAACGGAGACAATTTAGTATCTACTAGCACAGGTTTTAATGTCGGGTTAATTGGAGAGTTAAGAATTAATGAATTTTTAGACGTTCGTTTTGAACCTGGATTATTTTACACCCAAAGAACAATTGGGTTTCCTGGTTTTATTGACGAAAGAGATGCTATTAGAGAAGTAAAATCTACCTATATAAATTTCCCTATTCTATTAAAAGTTAGTACCCGAAGATTAGGTAACTGGAAACCTTTTATTGTCGGTGGTTTTTCTAATTCATTAAATTTAGGTAGTAACGAAGAAAGCCTTGATGATAATGAAAGTGGCACTTTTAGAATGAAAAAAAATGTTTTCAATTGGGAGCTTGGTTTCGGTATCGATTTTTATACAGAATATTTTAAATTTTCACCATCGATTAGAGGTGTTTTTGCTATAACAGATGAACTTGTACCTGATAACGACCCTAATAGTCCGTGGACAGGGAATTTGAATGCGATACAAACTAGAGGTGTTTTTGTGAATTTTACTTTTGAATAA
- the ubiE gene encoding bifunctional demethylmenaquinone methyltransferase/2-methoxy-6-polyprenyl-1,4-benzoquinol methylase UbiE, whose product MSKKVTPYKDSDLGKKEQVTQMFDTISTNYDGLNRVISFGIDIKWRKRVVNILKKKNPSSILDIATGTGDLAINLVETGASKIVGLDISPGMLSVGKKKIAQKKLDNTIEMIVGDSENLPFNENTFDAITVAFGVRNFENLEIGLSEIYRVLKTGGTLVILETSVPTKAPFKQGYNFYTKKIMPKIGKMFSKDNSAYEYLSESASVFPHGKIFNNILQKIGFIDIENKPQTLGVASIYVATK is encoded by the coding sequence ACAAGTAACTCAAATGTTCGATACCATATCAACCAACTACGATGGACTAAATCGTGTAATTTCATTTGGTATTGATATTAAATGGAGAAAAAGAGTTGTTAATATATTAAAGAAAAAAAATCCTTCTTCTATTTTAGATATTGCTACTGGCACTGGTGATTTAGCAATTAATCTTGTAGAAACTGGAGCCTCCAAAATAGTTGGCTTAGATATTTCACCTGGTATGCTATCTGTCGGGAAGAAAAAAATTGCACAAAAAAAATTAGATAACACCATCGAAATGATTGTTGGTGATAGTGAAAATTTACCTTTTAACGAAAACACTTTTGATGCAATTACAGTAGCTTTTGGTGTTAGAAATTTTGAGAATTTAGAAATTGGTTTGTCTGAAATATACCGTGTTTTAAAAACAGGAGGCACATTGGTAATACTAGAAACATCTGTACCTACTAAGGCTCCTTTTAAACAAGGCTATAATTTTTATACAAAAAAAATAATGCCTAAAATCGGAAAAATGTTTTCTAAAGACAATTCTGCTTATGAATATTTATCAGAATCTGCCTCTGTTTTTCCTCATGGAAAAATTTTCAACAATATTTTACAAAAAATTGGGTTTATAGATATAGAGAACAAACCCCAAACACTTGGGGTGGCTTCTATTTATGTAGCTACAAAGTAA